The Candidatus Koribacter versatilis Ellin345 genome has a segment encoding these proteins:
- a CDS encoding energy transducer TonB produces the protein MAVAVQAFYGVSVKLYLSLLSGLLALGVANGNATAQQTSGNHPTAVEIAVFSEPAYPALAKQARVFGDVVITVTVNKDGTVISTNVVKGHPMLSEAAVKSARESRYTCRACSGDQNDYTLTYSFQASDSTGPNFPCKQDPDTVSRAGQNISILTYARLVIPYFSSVRVRSPKCLYAWPCGSHWGGEDYYYYPVRSPKCLGLWKCGHELREPFATCDRLKRSQKSN, from the coding sequence ATGGCGGTGGCCGTTCAAGCGTTCTATGGGGTATCCGTGAAACTGTACCTCTCGCTGCTCTCCGGGCTTTTGGCTCTCGGTGTTGCAAATGGCAATGCAACCGCACAACAGACGTCAGGGAATCACCCAACTGCGGTGGAAATCGCCGTCTTTTCCGAGCCTGCATACCCTGCGCTAGCTAAACAGGCCAGAGTCTTCGGCGATGTCGTGATTACCGTGACGGTGAACAAAGACGGCACGGTCATATCCACAAACGTTGTGAAAGGGCATCCAATGCTCTCCGAGGCAGCCGTCAAAAGTGCCAGGGAATCGCGATATACATGTAGAGCCTGTAGTGGCGACCAAAACGATTACACCCTGACATACTCGTTCCAAGCCAGTGACTCCACGGGGCCGAATTTTCCATGCAAGCAAGACCCAGACACTGTCTCGCGAGCTGGGCAAAACATTTCGATCCTGACGTATGCACGGCTGGTGATTCCCTATTTCAGTTCGGTTCGAGTCCGGTCGCCCAAGTGTCTGTACGCGTGGCCTTGCGGATCGCACTGGGGTGGCGAGGACTACTACTACTACCCAGTTCGGTCGCCCAAGTGCCTCGGCTTGTGGAAGTGCGGCCACGAACTGCGCGAACCGTTCGCGACGTGTGATCGCTTGAAAAGAAGTCAGAAGTCGAATTAG
- a CDS encoding carboxymuconolactone decarboxylase family protein, which yields MKSRLPYDSYAKDALRLMYQSEAYLKHHSGLEASLMELVKMRASQMNGCAFCLDMHSKDARAAGETEQRLYGLNAWREAPYYTDRERAALAWTEAVTNVQQGHVPDSVFEETRKFFSEEELVNLTYAINQINSWNRFAIAFRAEAGTYQPAQLQKAVP from the coding sequence ATGAAATCCCGCCTTCCCTACGACTCTTACGCCAAAGATGCCCTGCGACTGATGTACCAGAGTGAGGCCTACCTTAAGCACCATAGCGGCCTGGAGGCGTCGTTAATGGAACTCGTAAAAATGCGTGCTTCGCAGATGAATGGCTGCGCTTTCTGCCTCGACATGCATAGCAAAGACGCCCGCGCCGCCGGCGAAACCGAGCAGCGCCTTTATGGACTGAATGCCTGGCGTGAAGCTCCGTATTACACGGACCGCGAACGCGCGGCGCTCGCCTGGACCGAGGCCGTCACCAATGTCCAGCAGGGACACGTCCCCGACTCCGTCTTCGAAGAAACGCGCAAGTTCTTTTCGGAAGAGGAGCTCGTCAACCTTACTTATGCAATCAACCAAATCAATTCCTGGAACCGTTTCGCTATCGCTTTCCGCGCTGAAGCCGGAACCTACCAACCGGCCCAACTCCAAAAAGCTGTGCCGTAA
- a CDS encoding YkgJ family cysteine cluster protein, with product MPHVPRPAADTQLVQIVDTALADASARSGPWLACRPGCTQCCHGVFEIHLLDAARLQEGLAKLRVNDPKRAARVEQRAHEAVERLSAEFPGDPETGLLDKTEEAEAAFEDFGNDEPCPALDPTTGTCDLYEYRPMTCRVFGPPVRDDRGGLGVCELCFQDAPQEEIVRCEMVPDPDGLETKLLAEVEKQEGTTRYTIVAFALNKD from the coding sequence ATGCCCCACGTCCCTCGCCCCGCGGCCGACACGCAACTGGTTCAGATCGTCGACACCGCTCTTGCCGACGCTAGCGCGCGTAGTGGCCCTTGGCTGGCATGCCGCCCGGGATGCACCCAGTGTTGCCACGGTGTTTTCGAGATCCATCTGCTCGACGCTGCACGGTTGCAAGAAGGCTTGGCGAAGCTAAGGGTCAACGATCCCAAGCGTGCCGCGCGGGTTGAACAGCGAGCGCACGAAGCCGTTGAGCGTTTATCCGCAGAATTTCCGGGCGACCCCGAAACTGGCCTGCTCGACAAAACCGAGGAGGCCGAGGCCGCGTTTGAAGACTTCGGCAATGACGAACCCTGCCCGGCCCTCGATCCCACGACCGGTACCTGCGATCTTTATGAGTACCGCCCCATGACCTGCCGCGTCTTCGGTCCGCCCGTCCGCGATGACCGCGGCGGCCTTGGCGTCTGCGAACTCTGCTTCCAGGACGCACCCCAAGAAGAGATTGTCCGCTGTGAGATGGTCCCCGACCCCGACGGACTCGAAACGAAGCTGCTAGCTGAAGTGGAAAAACAAGAAGGAACCACCCGCTATACAATCGTCGCGTTTGCTCTTAATAAGGACTGA
- a CDS encoding YebC/PmpR family DNA-binding transcriptional regulator has product MSGHSKWATIKHKKGALDAKRGKIFTRLIKEITMAAKQGGDAEKNPRLRSAVAAAKAENMPADNIKRAIQRGTGEIEGVNYEEITFEGYGPGGVAILVEVTTDNRNRTVSEIRHAFGKNGGNMGEAGSVAWMFAKKGSIVIAKAAAKEDDLMNLVLENGADDLKDDGDNWEILCDPNAYEGVLEAVKKAGITPEVAEIGMIPQNYIKLEGNQVNTMVRLLEALEDGDDVQHVYSNVDFDQAQLEQVAG; this is encoded by the coding sequence ATGTCTGGCCACTCTAAATGGGCCACAATCAAGCACAAGAAGGGCGCACTTGACGCGAAGCGCGGCAAGATCTTCACGCGCCTGATCAAAGAAATTACCATGGCTGCCAAGCAGGGCGGGGATGCCGAAAAGAACCCGCGCTTGCGTAGCGCCGTCGCCGCTGCAAAAGCCGAGAACATGCCGGCCGATAACATCAAGCGCGCCATCCAGCGCGGCACCGGTGAAATCGAAGGCGTGAACTACGAAGAAATCACCTTCGAGGGCTACGGTCCTGGAGGGGTTGCGATCCTGGTGGAAGTCACAACCGATAACCGCAACCGCACGGTCAGCGAAATCCGCCACGCCTTCGGCAAGAACGGCGGGAACATGGGCGAGGCCGGTTCCGTGGCGTGGATGTTCGCGAAGAAGGGTTCCATCGTCATCGCCAAGGCTGCGGCGAAGGAAGACGACCTGATGAACCTGGTGCTGGAAAACGGCGCCGACGATCTGAAGGACGACGGCGACAACTGGGAAATTCTCTGCGACCCGAACGCCTACGAAGGCGTGCTCGAGGCGGTGAAAAAGGCGGGCATCACGCCGGAAGTAGCCGAGATCGGGATGATTCCGCAGAACTATATCAAGCTGGAAGGAAACCAGGTCAACACCATGGTGCGTCTGCTGGAAGCGCTGGAAGACGGCGACGACGTACAGCATGTGTACTCGAACGTGGACTTCGACCAGGCACAGCTTGAGCAGGTTGCGGGATAG
- a CDS encoding MFS transporter, translating into MPGPTSISMRSYWRLLRNNRNFRRLWIAQVVSETGDWFYMVALYAMLLEFTGRAEVLGIAFVLQVLPQALTGPIAGVINDHFSRKRVMVFTDIARFLIISCVLFIRSASQVWMIYPLLFIETVMWGLFEPARNSVIPNVVSEEDVIVANTVSSTTWSVNLFLGAALGGIAAVWLGRDLTITLDVMTFLVSAWLIAGMKFQEPHLQGLEHIRLRDAINFAPMLDGFRYIARQPRMLTTVLVKAGMGLSGASWVLFPILGRQVFPIFRAGFTTEKAALAGISALMAARGLGSALGPALGAPWAQQNFRRLRYGIFLGFLASAAGYWALAFTHTAWIAYLEIIGSHAGSAVVWVFSTTLLQLMSEDKFRGRLFSAELACCTITLAATSFAAGYALDRGVALNTVLFCTGLIIAVPWLLWGAVGLKKD; encoded by the coding sequence ATGCCCGGTCCCACGTCCATCTCCATGCGGTCGTACTGGCGACTGTTGCGCAACAACCGCAACTTCCGTCGTCTCTGGATCGCGCAAGTCGTGAGCGAGACCGGCGACTGGTTCTACATGGTCGCGCTTTACGCGATGCTGCTGGAATTCACTGGGCGCGCGGAGGTCCTCGGCATCGCGTTCGTACTGCAGGTGCTTCCGCAGGCGCTCACCGGACCCATCGCAGGCGTTATCAACGATCACTTCAGCCGCAAACGAGTGATGGTCTTCACCGACATCGCGCGATTCCTGATCATTAGTTGCGTTCTCTTCATTCGCTCCGCCAGCCAGGTCTGGATGATCTATCCCCTTCTCTTTATTGAAACCGTGATGTGGGGCTTGTTCGAACCGGCGCGTAATTCCGTGATTCCCAATGTTGTGAGCGAAGAAGATGTGATCGTCGCCAACACCGTCAGCTCGACGACCTGGTCTGTAAACCTGTTTCTCGGCGCCGCGCTCGGTGGCATCGCGGCCGTATGGCTAGGCCGGGACCTTACCATCACTCTCGATGTAATGACGTTCCTCGTCTCAGCATGGTTAATCGCCGGGATGAAATTCCAGGAACCGCACCTTCAAGGTCTTGAACACATCCGACTACGCGATGCGATCAACTTTGCGCCCATGTTGGACGGCTTCCGCTACATCGCTCGCCAGCCACGCATGCTGACTACCGTTCTTGTGAAAGCCGGCATGGGTCTGAGCGGAGCAAGTTGGGTGCTCTTCCCGATTCTCGGCAGGCAGGTATTTCCGATCTTCCGTGCCGGATTCACGACTGAGAAAGCAGCCCTGGCCGGGATCAGCGCGCTTATGGCCGCCCGCGGACTCGGTTCTGCCCTCGGGCCGGCACTTGGCGCACCATGGGCTCAACAGAATTTCCGACGCCTGCGCTACGGCATCTTCCTCGGGTTCCTTGCTTCAGCTGCGGGTTACTGGGCCTTGGCCTTCACGCATACCGCGTGGATTGCTTATCTCGAAATCATTGGGTCGCACGCCGGCAGCGCGGTCGTCTGGGTGTTCTCCACCACGCTTCTCCAACTGATGAGCGAAGACAAGTTCCGGGGCCGTCTTTTCTCCGCCGAACTTGCATGCTGCACCATCACGCTCGCGGCCACGTCCTTTGCCGCCGGGTACGCTCTCGATCGCGGAGTCGCTCTGAATACAGTTCTCTTTTGCACGGGCCTGATCATCGCCGTCCCGTGGCTGCTGTGGGGAGCAGTCGGATTAAAGAAAGATTAA
- a CDS encoding GNAT family N-acetyltransferase has translation MGSEIVIAPMLSADWAAVRRIYAEGIATGNATFETEAPTWEKWSAGHVESCRLVARIGDEIVGWAALSRVSQRAVYAGVGEVSVYVAESARGKGVGLQLLHALITASETAGFWTLQAGIFPENTASIRLHEGCGFRIVGRRERIGCLNGVWRDTVLMERRCLKIS, from the coding sequence ATGGGCTCAGAAATCGTCATCGCGCCGATGCTCTCCGCAGATTGGGCAGCGGTTCGCAGGATTTACGCAGAAGGCATCGCGACCGGAAACGCCACGTTCGAAACCGAAGCGCCTACATGGGAGAAGTGGAGTGCCGGACACGTTGAGTCGTGTCGTCTGGTCGCGCGCATAGGCGATGAGATTGTCGGTTGGGCCGCCCTCAGCCGCGTCTCGCAACGCGCTGTTTATGCGGGCGTAGGCGAAGTCAGCGTGTACGTCGCTGAGAGCGCACGCGGCAAAGGCGTCGGCCTACAACTTCTCCACGCGCTGATCACTGCATCCGAAACTGCTGGTTTCTGGACGCTGCAAGCCGGGATCTTTCCGGAAAACACTGCCAGCATCCGACTTCATGAAGGCTGCGGCTTTCGGATCGTCGGGCGGCGCGAACGGATCGGCTGCCTCAACGGAGTCTGGCGCGACACGGTGCTGATGGAGCGACGCTGCCTCAAGATTTCCTAA
- a CDS encoding RNA methyltransferase, which produces MTADILNRLYVVLVATRNPLNIGAAARAMSNFGVMHLRVVNPFDPSFREAQSAVGAEELLRNAEQFGSVAEAVADCSLVVGTTAARDRELQHPMHALTQAAPLIREHSGKVAVLFGSEKRGLSNEDLSHCHWLMHIPTRTEHLSMNLGQAVAVCMYEIARTSSTIADMEQRRATAGDLEGLTQTLLETLTASEYLKGSAVDASEEKLRRLVRRLNLDEADAETLLAMLRKINRKLKRET; this is translated from the coding sequence ATGACCGCGGACATCCTCAATCGGCTCTACGTTGTGCTGGTGGCGACACGCAATCCCCTGAACATCGGGGCAGCCGCGCGGGCAATGAGCAACTTCGGCGTGATGCACCTGCGGGTGGTGAATCCGTTCGATCCATCCTTCCGCGAGGCACAATCGGCGGTTGGCGCGGAGGAACTCCTGCGTAACGCGGAGCAGTTTGGCAGCGTCGCCGAGGCCGTGGCGGATTGCTCGCTTGTAGTAGGAACGACCGCAGCGCGCGATCGGGAGTTGCAGCATCCGATGCACGCTTTGACGCAGGCGGCGCCGCTGATACGTGAGCACTCCGGCAAGGTGGCGGTACTCTTCGGCTCGGAGAAGCGGGGCCTATCGAACGAAGACCTGAGCCACTGCCATTGGCTCATGCACATACCCACGCGCACGGAACATCTGTCTATGAACCTTGGACAGGCGGTGGCGGTGTGCATGTACGAGATTGCGCGGACGAGTTCGACGATCGCTGACATGGAACAACGGCGCGCGACGGCGGGGGATTTGGAGGGGCTCACCCAAACGCTGCTGGAGACGCTCACAGCGAGTGAGTATCTCAAGGGTAGCGCGGTCGATGCCTCCGAAGAGAAGCTGCGTCGTTTGGTGCGACGCCTGAATTTGGACGAGGCAGACGCCGAGACGCTGCTCGCGATGTTACGCAAAATCAACCGGAAGCTGAAGCGCGAGACTTAG
- the speB gene encoding agmatinase has product MNPIALLGIAYDEKSSFLRGPAEAPAAIRRALASDSANSWSEDGRDTSLMLEDCGDLRGFSKDPISEIETFVAKSVDEFAQVLVLGGDHSISFPSVSAVAKKHGPLTIVHFDAHPDLYDEFEGDRFSHACPFARIMEGDHAKRLIQIGIRTANVHQREQAAKFNVETYEARNWKSQLPAVEGPVYISVDLDVLDPAFAPGVSHHEPGGLSTRELLNAIQSINAPIVATDVVELNPTRDLNDVTAMVAAKVVKELAAAMSRNRI; this is encoded by the coding sequence ATGAATCCGATCGCTCTGCTAGGCATCGCTTACGACGAAAAATCTTCTTTCCTGCGCGGCCCTGCCGAAGCTCCTGCCGCCATCCGTCGCGCTCTCGCCAGCGACAGCGCCAACTCATGGTCCGAAGACGGTCGTGATACGAGCCTGATGCTGGAAGACTGCGGTGATCTACGAGGCTTCAGCAAAGATCCCATTAGCGAAATCGAGACCTTCGTCGCGAAGAGCGTGGATGAATTCGCGCAAGTTCTCGTCCTCGGCGGCGATCACTCCATTAGCTTTCCGTCGGTCAGTGCCGTCGCGAAGAAACACGGCCCGCTCACCATCGTCCACTTCGATGCTCATCCCGATCTGTACGATGAATTCGAAGGCGACCGCTTCTCGCACGCCTGCCCGTTCGCACGCATCATGGAAGGCGATCACGCCAAGCGGCTCATCCAGATCGGCATTCGTACCGCCAACGTACACCAACGTGAGCAAGCCGCAAAATTCAACGTTGAAACTTACGAAGCCCGCAACTGGAAGAGCCAGCTCCCCGCAGTCGAAGGGCCCGTATACATTTCTGTCGACCTCGACGTGCTCGATCCCGCCTTCGCGCCGGGCGTGTCGCATCACGAGCCAGGCGGTCTCTCGACGCGAGAACTCCTCAACGCAATCCAATCGATCAACGCGCCCATTGTCGCTACCGATGTCGTGGAACTTAACCCGACGCGCGACCTCAACGATGTCACTGCCATGGTCGCCGCGAAAGTCGTGAAGGAACTCGCCGCTGCGATGTCGCGCAATCGAATCTAA
- a CDS encoding alpha/beta hydrolase family protein produces the protein MRVRSAIITALLATFVITASAQQDLTHAAAVVDSIPKTKRIDQVAISPDGQQVAAIVEGQLTVSSASGGDSRSIPLRSKQQAREVAWSNDSRQLAIIGDLDSDVPQSDIYLYNGGAAKSIASLKGYVQTPRFSPDGSKLALLFIEDLPRVAGPLQPMTPLAGVIDEKVYEQRITTIDVASKAIKQVTPADVYIYEYDWLPDGSGWAAIAAHGSGDNNWWIARLYRGDAATGELHEIYAPKLQLAMPRVSPDGKTVVFIESLMSDEDVVGGDIYIVPIGGGEARNLTPGIKTSPASLRWTKDGHILFGQNVDGESGFGTVNASGEIAKLWQGPDEVSDASTSGTIGGSFSADGALSAIVRQSKSEAPEIWVGAIGKWTKLTSVNEEAQATWGKSNSVHWMNGTQRIQGWLTAPKEVKQGEKYPLVISVHGGPSASCKNSWDVHYAAPLSLMGYYVLCPNPRGSYGQGEAFTRANVKDFGGGDYHDIVSAIDALAKEYPIDTKRVGITGHSYGGYMTMWAESQTTRFAAAVSGAGLSHWLSYYGLNDIDEWMIPFFGASVYDDPAVYLKSDPMHFVKQVKTPTLILVGDRDGEVPMEQSVEWWHALKTFNVPTTLVVYPNEGHAIGKPADRRDYAVRTAAWFEEWFAKVK, from the coding sequence ATGCGCGTTCGTTCCGCCATCATCACTGCCCTTCTCGCCACGTTCGTCATAACGGCTTCCGCCCAGCAAGACCTTACTCACGCTGCGGCGGTTGTGGACTCGATCCCTAAAACCAAGCGCATTGACCAGGTCGCCATCTCGCCCGACGGTCAACAGGTGGCAGCCATCGTCGAGGGCCAGCTTACCGTTTCGTCGGCATCGGGCGGCGATTCCCGCTCGATCCCGCTGCGCAGCAAACAGCAGGCCCGCGAAGTCGCTTGGAGCAACGACAGCCGCCAACTCGCCATCATCGGCGATCTCGATAGCGACGTCCCGCAGTCCGATATCTATCTCTATAACGGTGGCGCCGCAAAGAGCATTGCCTCGCTCAAGGGTTACGTGCAAACCCCGCGCTTCTCGCCCGATGGCAGCAAACTCGCACTCCTGTTCATCGAGGACCTGCCGCGCGTGGCGGGACCGCTGCAGCCGATGACGCCGTTAGCGGGCGTGATTGACGAGAAGGTCTACGAGCAGCGCATTACTACGATCGACGTCGCGAGCAAGGCGATCAAGCAGGTCACGCCTGCAGACGTCTACATCTACGAGTACGACTGGCTTCCCGATGGCAGCGGCTGGGCGGCGATCGCGGCGCATGGCTCCGGTGACAACAACTGGTGGATCGCGCGTCTCTACCGCGGCGATGCGGCAACCGGCGAACTGCATGAGATCTATGCGCCGAAGCTCCAGCTCGCGATGCCGCGGGTTTCGCCCGACGGCAAGACGGTCGTGTTCATCGAGAGCCTGATGAGCGACGAAGATGTAGTCGGCGGCGACATCTATATCGTTCCAATCGGCGGCGGAGAGGCGCGCAATCTCACGCCTGGCATCAAGACTTCGCCTGCTTCTCTGCGCTGGACCAAGGACGGGCACATTCTCTTCGGGCAGAACGTAGACGGCGAATCGGGCTTCGGGACCGTCAACGCCAGCGGCGAGATCGCGAAGCTGTGGCAAGGTCCGGACGAAGTATCGGATGCAAGCACTTCGGGAACCATCGGCGGCTCGTTCTCAGCCGACGGCGCACTGAGCGCGATCGTCCGTCAGTCCAAGTCGGAAGCTCCCGAGATCTGGGTGGGCGCGATCGGCAAGTGGACCAAGTTGACCTCGGTGAACGAGGAGGCGCAAGCGACGTGGGGCAAGAGCAATAGCGTGCACTGGATGAACGGCACACAGCGCATCCAGGGCTGGCTCACCGCACCGAAGGAAGTGAAGCAGGGCGAGAAATATCCGCTGGTCATCAGTGTTCACGGCGGTCCGTCGGCCTCGTGTAAGAACAGTTGGGATGTGCACTACGCTGCGCCGCTCTCGCTGATGGGGTACTACGTTCTCTGTCCGAATCCGCGCGGCAGCTACGGTCAGGGCGAAGCGTTCACCCGCGCCAACGTGAAGGATTTCGGCGGCGGCGATTATCACGATATCGTCTCCGCGATTGATGCGCTCGCCAAGGAATATCCGATTGATACCAAGCGCGTCGGCATCACCGGACACAGTTACGGTGGCTACATGACGATGTGGGCAGAGTCGCAAACCACGCGCTTCGCCGCAGCGGTTTCAGGCGCAGGCCTTTCGCACTGGCTGAGCTATTACGGTCTCAACGATATCGACGAGTGGATGATTCCCTTCTTCGGCGCATCGGTGTACGACGATCCTGCGGTTTATCTGAAGAGCGATCCCATGCACTTCGTGAAGCAAGTAAAAACGCCAACGCTGATTCTCGTCGGCGATCGCGACGGCGAAGTGCCGATGGAACAGTCGGTCGAGTGGTGGCATGCGCTGAAGACGTTCAACGTTCCGACGACGCTCGTGGTGTATCCGAACGAAGGGCACGCGATCGGAAAACCTGCGGACCGTCGTGACTACGCGGTGCGAACCGCTGCGTGGTTTGAAGAGTGGTTTGCGAAGGTGAAGTAG
- a CDS encoding TonB family protein produces MNKGKLTFATLALLACLAIPCYAQQTTQQQDDEEEAPPPKPRPAPKDAGFGAPETVAPTPSSHQQQDTTFNAPETAGPNGSRPGERQTNFTTPEMVSPDELPAKRGASETSSSGANPLMGAARARLIQVRNATDIRGKSAQPFRMHAVFSGMSDSALASGGTYTELWLSNTRWRREAVVGQVHVIESRDGNKFYRQIVGREYAPRVLDDLLDALYLTFPVLGVSSFVEADWQQGTVLYAGTSALRISTGLSAGGPSADARAFWLNTDSVLIAAYRAGTVVEYADYDAWNGKQVARHINVKENGVKVAGIWIDQLDTAPAETGSQFALDGATAIPVNDGGYDGPYFVAPHPVHQVSPKDPPAGTGTITITVNLDQHGHVRNAKLKQGINDALDAAALKAATQWEFSPALTKGRPTPSEATVEFTF; encoded by the coding sequence ATGAACAAGGGAAAACTTACTTTCGCGACGCTGGCACTGCTGGCGTGTCTGGCGATCCCTTGCTACGCGCAGCAAACCACGCAGCAGCAAGACGACGAAGAAGAAGCCCCGCCGCCCAAGCCGCGACCTGCTCCAAAAGATGCGGGCTTTGGTGCTCCTGAAACCGTTGCTCCGACGCCGAGTTCGCATCAGCAGCAGGACACAACTTTCAACGCGCCGGAAACGGCAGGGCCGAATGGATCTCGACCTGGGGAACGGCAGACGAACTTCACTACGCCGGAGATGGTGAGTCCGGACGAACTGCCGGCCAAGCGAGGCGCGAGCGAGACGAGTTCGTCGGGGGCAAATCCGCTGATGGGTGCGGCGCGGGCACGATTGATCCAGGTGCGCAACGCGACGGACATTCGCGGCAAGAGCGCGCAGCCGTTCCGCATGCACGCGGTCTTCAGTGGAATGAGCGATTCGGCGTTGGCTTCTGGAGGGACCTACACCGAACTCTGGCTGTCTAACACCCGTTGGCGGCGTGAGGCGGTCGTGGGCCAGGTGCACGTGATTGAATCGCGCGACGGCAATAAGTTCTATCGTCAAATTGTGGGACGCGAGTATGCGCCGCGCGTGCTCGATGACTTGCTGGACGCGCTGTATCTCACGTTTCCCGTGCTGGGAGTCTCGAGCTTTGTCGAGGCCGATTGGCAACAGGGAACAGTTTTGTACGCGGGCACTTCTGCGCTGCGAATCTCGACTGGGCTGAGTGCCGGCGGACCGTCGGCGGACGCACGCGCGTTTTGGCTCAATACCGATAGCGTCCTGATCGCCGCTTATCGTGCTGGAACCGTTGTCGAGTATGCAGACTACGACGCGTGGAACGGAAAGCAGGTCGCGCGCCACATAAACGTGAAAGAGAACGGCGTGAAGGTCGCCGGAATTTGGATTGATCAACTCGATACAGCTCCGGCGGAAACGGGGAGCCAGTTCGCCCTCGATGGCGCAACGGCGATTCCGGTGAACGATGGCGGATACGACGGGCCGTACTTTGTGGCCCCGCATCCTGTACACCAGGTCTCACCGAAAGACCCGCCGGCAGGAACGGGGACGATCACGATTACGGTGAATCTCGATCAGCACGGCCATGTGCGCAACGCGAAGCTGAAGCAGGGAATCAACGACGCACTGGATGCCGCGGCGCTAAAAGCCGCGACGCAATGGGAGTTTTCGCCGGCACTGACAAAAGGCCGACCAACGCCGAGTGAGGCGACGGTGGAGTTTACGTTCTAA